AGAGGACGAACAGGTCCAATACATCATCGACGCACAAGGGGAGTGGCCCCATGACGTTAAAGCCTCACAGAAATTTGCACTGCTGTTTGAGCAAAACAATCTAGGTTATTTAGAAGTCATCTCTGATCACCCATTCTCAACAGCACTTTATAGTAACTTTGCCATTATGCTGGCCCGCTCTATGGTGATCCACAATGCTGGTGAGCAACGACAACAACTCGCACTAATGGATGAACGCGGCGTTATCGCGCGCGAGTTGCATGACTCTTTGGGGCAATTACTGTCATTTTTAAAAATCCAAGTCAATTTACTCTCAAAAGAGTTGGATAGAACATCTAAAAGCCCACGGGCGGCTGAGCAGCTACAGGAGATAAATGAAGGGGTTAATACCGCCTATGCCCAGCTCCGAGAGTTGTTATCCACCTTCCGGCTAACCATTAAAGATCCCAACTTGGGTCATGCAATAGAAGCCATGGTGGAGCAATTACGCTGTCAAAGTGATGCAAACATCACACTCGATTATAAACTGCCAGTGCAACTGCTAGGGGCTCATCAGCATATTCATATTTTGCAGCTCACTCGTGAGGCAACACTCAACGCCATCAAACATGCTAGCGCGCAACATATTCATATCAGCTGTCAGAAGATATCGGATGCTAAAGTTATTATTAGTATTAGTGACGATGGCGTTGGAATAGAGAAGCTCAAAGAGAGAGATCAACATTTTGGCTTAGGGATAATGCATGAGCGCGCAAGTCGGCTATCAGGTGTGGTAGAATTTACCTCTAATGAGGAAGGTGGCGCTACAGTGACATTAACCTTCCCGCCTCAGCAGGAGCCTGTATGAGTTTAATGTTAAATAAAACAGGTTCTAAACAGGTACAATTGACATGTTTTTCGAATTACGAATTTACCTCAGCAGGAGGCATCTAAATGGGTAAGCCTTATTCAGTGCTCGTTATTGACGATCATCCACTACTTCGTCGTGGGATTTGTCAGCTTATTACTTCAGACTCTGACTTCACGCTATTTGGTGAAGCAGGCAGTGGACTAGACGCGCTTTCTGCCGTCGCAGAAAATGAACCCGATATAGTGTTGCTTGATCTCAACATGAAAGGGATGACAGGTCTAGATACTCTCAATGCTTTACGGCAAGAAGGTGTCACATCACGTATCGTTATTTTGACCGTATCGGATGCTAAACAAGACGTGATTCGACTGGTTCGTGCCGGTGCAGATGGTTATCTGCTTAAAGATACTGAGCCAGATCTACTGCTCGATATGCTCAAAAATGCCATGCTAGGTCATCGTATTATTAGCGAAAACGTTAAAGAGTATTTGTCAGAGCTAAATAGCTCGATCAACGAACAAGAGTGGATTGAAAACCTAACTCCTAGGGAACTCGAGATACTGCAGCACCTCGCTGAAGGGCAGAGTAACCGAGTGGTCGCTGAACAATTACATATTAGCGAAGGTACCGTTAAGGTGCATGTAAAGAACCTACTTCGTAAAGCGAATGCTAAATCACGCACAGAGATGGCCGTGAGGTATCTTAACCAATAACGTTTATCGTTAAACAGCAAAAAGGCAGCCTAGGCTGCCTTTTTCATTACGTTAAAAACATAATTATTGTTCATCCAAAAACTTACGCCAATTAACCAAGACAGCATAAAAATCCTCTAGACCACAAAATGCCTCAGACTCACCATCATAGAATGACATTGATTCATCCATCTCAGCTTCATCATCCTCGCCCTCTGCAATATTATTGGCAAACACTCTGACCTGTTCATTATCTAGCTCAATCGACAATGCTTTGCCAATTAGGCGCCATTCGCTCAACTGACTCGATTGTAGTAGTGCTATCTGTTGGCATATATCAACATACTTTTCAGCATTGTCACCAAGCTCTTCCGACAACCAAAAACCTAGCGCTTCATGATCCATACTAAACCGGGCAAATGCAGTACCGGTTATTGTATTGCGCAAAAAATCATATTCCATAATCTGGCTCAAAATTTAATAAGACTTCAACTAACCTCATTTTAACTTAATAAACGTCGACTTGCCCTATTCTGTTCAAATACTAATGATTGGATATCCAATTAACAAATAGTGACAGTTTGATACACACTTAATCACGCTATATCGTGACATTACAGTTTAACGTATACTTATTCAGCCTTTATACCCATCCTAGCTGATATGCAGGATCCAGTGGGATGGCTATATCACTCATTTCGCGACGGGATCGACCATGGCAGCTATCAACCTTAAGCATAAAACCACTCATGCAGACTTTCTGCCCGAGAACCAACTGATACTCAATGCGGTCAGCGAAGGTATTTATGGATTTGATCTCGACGGTAATGCGGTTTTCATCAATCCGGCGGCTGAAAAGATGACGGGTTGGCAAACTCAAGAGTTGTTAGGTAAGAATATTCATGACTGCCACCACCATAGCCATAATGATGGCAGTCATTACCCCAAAGATGATTGCCCTATTTACAATACCCTCAAGGATGGCGCAGCCAGAGAGATAAGCCATGAAGTGTTTTGGCGTAAAGATGGTTCTAGCTTTCCAGTACATTACACCTCAACTCCAGTGTATAAAGATGGCGTGCTCATGGGCG
The Shewanella sp. KX20019 DNA segment above includes these coding regions:
- a CDS encoding response regulator translates to MGKPYSVLVIDDHPLLRRGICQLITSDSDFTLFGEAGSGLDALSAVAENEPDIVLLDLNMKGMTGLDTLNALRQEGVTSRIVILTVSDAKQDVIRLVRAGADGYLLKDTEPDLLLDMLKNAMLGHRIISENVKEYLSELNSSINEQEWIENLTPRELEILQHLAEGQSNRVVAEQLHISEGTVKVHVKNLLRKANAKSRTEMAVRYLNQ
- a CDS encoding YacL family protein; amino-acid sequence: MEYDFLRNTITGTAFARFSMDHEALGFWLSEELGDNAEKYVDICQQIALLQSSQLSEWRLIGKALSIELDNEQVRVFANNIAEGEDDEAEMDESMSFYDGESEAFCGLEDFYAVLVNWRKFLDEQ